From a region of the Sander lucioperca isolate FBNREF2018 chromosome 8, SLUC_FBN_1.2, whole genome shotgun sequence genome:
- the slc10a2 gene encoding ileal sodium/bile acid cotransporter, protein MSMLKATTVPAACSPLSTVCSGPNCLVPPSNFNETLGLVLSTVLTVMLAMVMFSMGCTVEVKKLWGHIKKPWGILIGFLCQFGIMPFTAFALSLAFGVLPVQAVVIIIMGCCPGGTGSNIICYWLDGDMDLSISMTACSSILALGMMPLCLLIYTTSWTSSDTIEIPYDSIGITLVALLIPIGAGIFVKRRWPHLAKKILKVGSIAGFALIIIIAVVGGILYQSSWTIAPALWIIGTIFPFIGFGLGFFSARFAGQPWYRCRTIALETGFQNSQLCSTIVQLSFSPAELEVMFAFPLIYSIFQLVVAIICVGAYQVYKKRCGGGSADADSEAPSLEAGDSDSAKKNGHAVDNSAFEFDNDDHSGEKDVKKITQL, encoded by the exons ATGTCCATGTTAAAGGCCACAACTGTGCCTGCTGCCTGCTCCCCTCTCTCCACAGTGTGCTCCGGCCCAAACTGCCTCGTTCCTCCCAGCAACTTCAACGAGACGCTGGGCCTGGTGCTGAGCACCGTGCTCACTGTGATGCTCGCTATGGTCATGTTCTCCATGGGCTGCACCGTGGAGGTCAAAAAGCTGTGGGGCCACATCAAGAAACCCTGGGGCATCCTCATTGGCTTCCTGTGCCAGTTTGGAATCATGCCTTTCACAGCCTTCGCCCTGTCGCTGGCCTTCGGTGTGCTGCCAGTGCAGGCTGTTGTCATTATCATTATGGGCTGCTGTCCCGGAGGCACCGGCTCCAACATCATCTGCTACTGGCTGGATGGAGACATGGACCTAAG TATCAGTATGACAGCCTGCTCCTCTATCCTGGCTTTGGGGATGATGCCTCTCTGCCTGCTCATTTACACCACCAGCTGGACTTCCTCCGACACCATCGAGATCCCATATGACAGCATTG GTATCACTCTGGTGGCCCTTCTTATCCCAATTGGTGCTGGGATTTTTGTTAAACGCAGGTGGCCCCACCTAGCAAAAAAGATCCTCAAG GTAGGGTCCATCGCAGGCTTCGCTCTCATTATCATCATAGCTGTGGTTGGAGGAATTCTCTACCAGTCCTCCTGGACCATTGCTCCCGCCCTGTGGATTATCGGAACTATCTTCCCCTTCATTGGTTTCGGCCTAGGGTTCTTCTCGGCCCGCTTTGCGGGTCAACCCTGGTACAG ATGTCGAACCATCGCATTGGAGACGGGTTTCCAGAACTCGCAGCTGTGCAGCACCATTGTCCAGCTGTCCTTCAGCCCTGCTGAGTTGGAAGTCATGTTTGCATTCCCGCTCATCTACAGCATCTTCCAGCTGGTGGTGGCAATCATATGTGTGGGAG CCTACCAGGTGTATAAAAAGAGATGTGGCGGTGGTTCAGCTGATGCAGACAGTGAGGCTCCATCCCTGGAAGCTGGCGACAGTGACTCAGCAAAAAAGAACGGACACGCTGTGGACAACAGTGCCTTTGAGTTTGATAACGATGACCACAGCGGAGAGAAGGACGTCAAAAAGATCACCCAGCTGTGA